Proteins found in one Camelus bactrianus isolate YW-2024 breed Bactrian camel chromosome 5, ASM4877302v1, whole genome shotgun sequence genomic segment:
- the FAM237A gene encoding protein FAM237A, with protein sequence MADPGNRGGIYRPLSFTSSLLIVGMCCVSPFFCHSQTDLLALNQADPQCWESSSVLLLEMRKPRISNTVSGFWDFMIYLKSSENLKHGALFWDLAQLFWDIYVDCVLSRNHGLGRRQLAGEEGKISAVHPQHTEKKQGAYSEQPRIPSLKKKELIEDLISMHIRRNGSKFTGKVTTGLEIKRK encoded by the exons ATGGCTGATCCTGGGAACAGAGGAGGGATCTACCGCCCCTTGAGTTTCACCTCCTCCCTGCTCATTGTGGGAATGTGCTGTGTGTCTCCTTTCTTCTGTCATAGCCAGACAGATCTGCTGGCTCTTAACCAAGCTGATCCGCAGTGCTGGGAATCTTCTTCAGTGCTCCTCCTGGAAATGCGGAAGCCTCGAATTTCCAACACTGTTTCAGGTTTCTGGGATTTTATGATCTACCTGAAGTCGTCTGAGAACTTGAAGCATGGGGCATTGTTTTGGGATCTGGCCCAACTCTTCTGGGACATCTATGTGGACTGTGTCCTTTCCAGAAACCATGGCTTAGGAAGGAGGCAACtggctggagaggaagggaagatcTCAGCAGTGCATCCACAGCACACAGAGAAAAAGCAAG GTGCATATTCTGAGCAACCAAGGATCCCTTCCCTAAAGAAGAAGGAGTTGATTGAAGACTTGATAAGCATGCACATACGCAGGAATGGGTCTAAGTTCACTGGGAAAGTGACCACTGGCctggaaattaagagaaaataa